The Pseudomonas sp. MH9.2 genomic interval CTACGCCATCGTCCACTTGCTGCCCGTCGAACTGCTGATCAACGTAAACACCGGCCATGGCCTGGCCATGGTGTTCTCGCTGCTCGCGGCGGCGATTACCTGGAACCTCGGCACTTGGTATTTCGGGATTCCGGCATCCAGCTCGCACACTCTGATCGGCTCTATTCTGGGAGTCGGGCTCGCCAACGCATTGATTACCGGCATTCCGCTGGCCGACGGCGTGAACTGGCAAAAAGCGATCGACATCGGTGCGTCGCTGATCTTTTCGCCGCTGGCAGGCTTCATCGTTGCCGGTTTGGTGTTGCTCATTCTGAGATGGTGGCGCCCGCTGTCCAAGATGCACAAAACGCCGGAGCAGCGCCGCAAGATCGATGACAAAAAACACCCGCCTTTCTGGAACCGTCTGGTATTGGTGGTTTCCGCCATGACCGTCAGTTTCGTACACGGCTCCAACGACGGTCAGAAGGGTATCGGCCTGATCATGTTGGTCTTGATTGGTATCGTACCAAGCCAGTTCGTTCTCGACCTGAGCAGCACCACCTATCAGATCGAACGGACCCGGGATGCAACCCTGCACCTGAGCCAGTTCTATCAGCGCAACACCGACACCCTGAGTGAGTTCCTGGCCTTGGGCAAATCGAAGGATGGCGACTTGCCGGAGCGCTTCAGCTGTAACCCGACGCAAACCGAGCCGACCATCAACGCCCTGCTCAGCACGCTTAAAGGTGTCGTCGATTATCACGCTCTGTCGACTGAAAGCCGCATCGAAGTGCGTCGCTACCTGCTCTGCATGGATGACACTGCCCGAAAAGTCGGCAAACTTTCCAACTTGGCACCTCGTGAAAAATCCGACCTTGAGAAGCTGCGCAAGGACCTGACGGCGACCACTGAATATGCGCCGTTCTGGGTCATTCTTGCCGTCGCCCTAGCGTTGGGCCTGGGCACCATGATTGGCTGGAAACGCGTGGTACTGACCATAGGTGAAAAAATCGGCAAGCAAGGCATGACCTATGCCCAAGGCATGTCGGCACAGATCACCACCACCTGCGCGATCGGCCTGGCTAACGTTTTCAGTCTGCCGGTTTCGACCACCCATATCCTGTCCTCTGGCGTTGCCGGGACCATGGTCGCAAACAAAAGCGGTTTGCAAGGCGGCACGGTGCGCGCCATTATCCTGGCCTGGGTCTTGACCCTGCCAGCGACCATCGCACTGTCGGCTGGCTTGTTCTGGGTGGCGTCAAAAGTGTTGGCTTAAACAGTAAGACTCAAGAAAAGCGCCCTGTTCGGCGCTTTTTTTTGGCCTGTCAGCCTGGATTCTCAGCGATCAAACAAAGTAGCACCGAACGTTTAATTTTGGTGCTGCCACACCAGCGCCTCACCTTTTTGCACCGAACATCTATTCTTCTCAGTGGTCAACCTTAGGAACAACCACGCTGCGGAGGGATTGCCGTGCATATCGCTGACATGACCATGTTCTACGCACCAGCCAGCGGTGGCGTGCGCACTTATCTAGATGCAAAACATCGTCGTTTGGGACGTTATTCAGGCGTTCGTCACAGCCTCTTGATCCCCGGCGCCAGCCTGAGCCACAAAGACGGCATTTATAAGGTACCGGCGCCGGCCCTGCCCTTCGGTAACGGCTATCGCTTCCCTCTCCGCCTCGCACCGTGGCGCAATATCCTGAAAGATCTGCAGCCCGACGTGATCGAAGTCGGCGATCCCTATTTAACCGCATGGGCCGCACTGGACGCGCGTCGCCAACTGGATGTACCGGTCATTGGTTTCTATCACTCGGATTTACCACTGCTGGTCAGTAATCGCATCGGTAATTGGCTCGGCACTAATGTCGAGACCTACGTCAGCAAGTTGTATAACAATTTCGACCGGGTCTTGGCGCCCAGCACCATCATGGCCGACAAGTTGATCCGATTGGGCGTCGAGAATGTGCACATGCAACCGCTGGGCGTGGACCTTGTGACATTTACACCAACCCTTCGCGATCCATGCCTTAAAGCCGAGCTAGGCCTCAACGAAGACACCCGTTTGCTGATTTTCGCCGGACGCGGATCGCGTGAAAAAAACCTGCCCGTGCTGCTCGACTGCATGAAACGACTGGGCGCTGGCTATCACCTGTTGTTGGTCGGCTCGCACATGCCAGATGCAGTTCCGGACAATGTGTCGGTCATCGGTCATTTCTGCCCCGCCAGCGAAATCGCCCGTTTGTTGGCCAGCGCCGACGCCTTACTGCATGCAGGCGATCAGGAAACCTTTGGCCTGGTGATTCTCGAAGCCATGGCCAGCGGCATTCCCGTCATTGCTGTGGCTGCTGGCGCCTTTTCCGAAATCGTCCCTGAAGCGTGCGGCCTGCTCTGCGAGCCGAACAATCCATTGTCAATGGCCAGCGCCGTACGAGAATTATTCAGCCACAACAGCGTGCAAAAAGGCTACCAGGCGCGACAGCACGTAGAACAGCGATACGCGTGGGACACTGTGGTCGAGGGCCTGCTTGAACACTATCAAGCTGTCCTGGGCAGCCGCTTACCGGTGCTCGCTCATGGCTGACATCGAACGTAGCGTATTGTTGGTGCTTCATGATGTGGCGCCCGAAACCTGGACCGATTACCAGCCATTTGTTCAAGCCATAGACGCTTTGGGCAATATCCCAATGACTCTGTTAGTGGTTCCCGACTTTCATAAACGCAATGCGGTAAGCACTGACAATCACTTTCAGCGCGTGCTGGAAACTCGTATTGCCCACGGCGATGAACTGGCGCTGCATGGCTACTACCATTGCGACGATAGCCCGCCGCCGCGCACACCGCGCGACTATTTCATGCGGCGCATTTTCACGTGGGAAGGCGAGTTTTATGCTCTGGACCGGGATGAGGCGTTGGTACGACTGCATGCCGGAATCGAATTATTTCAGCGCTTAGGCTGGCCGCTCCATGGGTTCATTGCCCCCGCCTGGCTGATGAGTGAGGGCACGCGAGACGCCTTGCGCAGCTTGCCTCTGCACTACACCAGCGATGCTCAGCATTTGTATCGGCTGCCGGACTTCGCCCGGATTGAAGCGCCGGGCATTGTCTGGAGTGCCCGCAGCCCTTGGCGTCGCGGCGTGTCGAAAATCCTCAGCGGGCACCTCGAACACAGGTTTCAGGCGGCATCGACCATTCGATTGGGCTTACACCCGGTCGACATGCGCCATGAGTATGCCCGCCGCTACTGGCTACAAATCCTGCAACGACTGATCCAGAGCGGCCGTACGCCCATGACCAAGGCACACTGGCTTGCCACACAGCATCCAGCCATGAGGTCAGCCGCGTGAAACGACTTGCCTGGTTATTGGCAGGGCTGCTCGCCGCCCTCCTGATTCCGCTTGTGTTGGGTGGCAGTGAGATGTTCCTGCGCCTGCGCAGCTTCCCTCTGGACCTGCTATTGGGAATGCTTGGCATGATCGCCGCGTGCTGGGGCCTGAACTCGCTACGCTTGCGTCTATTGCTGGGTGACAGCGTGGGCGGGCTAAGTCCGCTGAAAAGCCTCGGGGTGGTCATAGCCACCGAGTTCGCGATTTGCGCAACGCCGGGCGGCAGTGGCGGGCCACTGACATTAATGACATTGCTGTCGCGCAATGGCATACGCCCGGCTAAAAGCAGCGCGGTCTTCGCCACTGACCAACTCAGTGATCTGCTGTTCTTCCTGTGTGCCCTGCTTGGCATTCTGCTGTATGCACTGTTTCACGAACTCAGTCAGAAGCTGGAGTGGATGCTCAGCCTGAGTGTGATTCTGATGCTTGGCGGATTGTGCCTGGGCATCGGCTTCGCCCGCTACCATCGGCAGATCATCAAACTCAACGGGGGCCTGCTCAAACGCGTCAACACCAGTGCCACGACTCGTCGGCACTGGGCACGCAAACTGCTGCATTTTCGTGATGCGTTTGTCGACACGCTGAAGATGCCTCGGCAAAAACTGGCGCAGGTGTTCGTGCTGACCTGCCTGCATTGGGGCTTGCGTTACAGCGTGTTGTATCTCGCCTTGCATGGTTTGGGCGTGGACATAGCGTGGGCCTGGAGTTTTCTGATTCAAATGCTGTCACTGAGTGCGGGGCAACTGAGCCTGTTGCCGGGTGGCGCAGGCGCTGCAGAACTGACATCGGCGGCACTGCTGGCCCCCATGGTGGGTAAGTCCACGGCAGCTGCGGCGATCCTGATCTGGCGGGCGGTGACGTACTACTTCTACTTGATCGCCGGTGGGCCGGTGTTTTTACTATTGGTCGGACGACCGTTGCTGAACAAGCTGATACGCCTCAAACACGCCTGATTATTTTTTCGGTGTGCCCGTTGGCGCCTCAGGCGCTTGCTGCAATTGCCGCCAAAGCTCGGCGGCACCGTTGAAGTCCGCACCGTCCTCCAGACCCAGCGCCTCCGGGTCATAACGACTCAGGCAGCCCTCGCCAAGCGTGGGCGGTGCTCTCGATGTGGCTTTGTCGAGTGGATCGGTCATCTTCGCCTCCATCGCTATGCCTTCGCGAATAAACTCACCCCACAGCAAACCTGTGTGAGAGCGGATTTATTCGCGAATGGCAGTAAGCCAGGTACTTGAGACTAGTCGAACACGACCGTCTTGTTGTGATGCACCAGTACCCGATCTTCCAGGTGGTAACGAAGCCCGCGAGCCAACACCATCTTTTCCACGTCGCGACCGAAGCGCACCATATTTTCGATGCTGTCACGGTGGCTGACGCGTACCACGTCCTGCTCGATGATCGGCCCCGCGTCGAGTTCTTCAGTCACGTAGTGACAGGTCGCACCAATCAGCTTCACGCCACGTAGCGAAGCCTGGTGGTAGGGCTTGGCCCCCACGAACGACGGTAGGAAGCTGTGGTGGATGTTGATCACCCGATGCGCATATTCACGGCACAATTGCGGCGGCAGAATTTGCATGTAACGCGCCAGCACGACTACGTCCGCCTCATGGTGCTTGACCAGACGCGAGACTTCGGCGAACGCCGGCTCCTTGTCCTTTGAGTCCACCGGAACATGGTAATAAGGGATGTTATGCCACTCGACCATGCTGCGCAGGTCTTCATGGTTGGAAATCACACAGGCGATTTCGCAGTCCAGTTCATCGGTGTGCCAGCGGTGTAGAAGATCTGCCAGACAGTGCGATTCACGACTGGCCATCAACACCACGCGCTTTTTCTGCGCCGAGTCCGTGACGCGCCAGTCCATGGAGAACTCTTCGGCAATCGGCGTGAACGCCTTGCGAAATTCTTCAAGTTCCAGGGGGACTGTGTCGGCACGAATCTCGTGACGCATAAAGAACCAACCACTGAGATTGTCCGAGTGATGGCTCGCCTCGGTAATC includes:
- a CDS encoding lysylphosphatidylglycerol synthase transmembrane domain-containing protein, whose product is MKRLAWLLAGLLAALLIPLVLGGSEMFLRLRSFPLDLLLGMLGMIAACWGLNSLRLRLLLGDSVGGLSPLKSLGVVIATEFAICATPGGSGGPLTLMTLLSRNGIRPAKSSAVFATDQLSDLLFFLCALLGILLYALFHELSQKLEWMLSLSVILMLGGLCLGIGFARYHRQIIKLNGGLLKRVNTSATTRRHWARKLLHFRDAFVDTLKMPRQKLAQVFVLTCLHWGLRYSVLYLALHGLGVDIAWAWSFLIQMLSLSAGQLSLLPGGAGAAELTSAALLAPMVGKSTAAAAILIWRAVTYYFYLIAGGPVFLLLVGRPLLNKLIRLKHA
- a CDS encoding inorganic phosphate transporter translates to MIDLFSGLDAWVLVSLLLALAFVLTFEFINGFHDTANAVATVIYTKAMPPNLAVFFSGLFNFLGVLLGGVGVAYAIVHLLPVELLINVNTGHGLAMVFSLLAAAITWNLGTWYFGIPASSSHTLIGSILGVGLANALITGIPLADGVNWQKAIDIGASLIFSPLAGFIVAGLVLLILRWWRPLSKMHKTPEQRRKIDDKKHPPFWNRLVLVVSAMTVSFVHGSNDGQKGIGLIMLVLIGIVPSQFVLDLSSTTYQIERTRDATLHLSQFYQRNTDTLSEFLALGKSKDGDLPERFSCNPTQTEPTINALLSTLKGVVDYHALSTESRIEVRRYLLCMDDTARKVGKLSNLAPREKSDLEKLRKDLTATTEYAPFWVILAVALALGLGTMIGWKRVVLTIGEKIGKQGMTYAQGMSAQITTTCAIGLANVFSLPVSTTHILSSGVAGTMVANKSGLQGGTVRAIILAWVLTLPATIALSAGLFWVASKVLA
- a CDS encoding polysaccharide deacetylase family protein — protein: MADIERSVLLVLHDVAPETWTDYQPFVQAIDALGNIPMTLLVVPDFHKRNAVSTDNHFQRVLETRIAHGDELALHGYYHCDDSPPPRTPRDYFMRRIFTWEGEFYALDRDEALVRLHAGIELFQRLGWPLHGFIAPAWLMSEGTRDALRSLPLHYTSDAQHLYRLPDFARIEAPGIVWSARSPWRRGVSKILSGHLEHRFQAASTIRLGLHPVDMRHEYARRYWLQILQRLIQSGRTPMTKAHWLATQHPAMRSAA
- a CDS encoding glycosyltransferase family 4 protein, producing MHIADMTMFYAPASGGVRTYLDAKHRRLGRYSGVRHSLLIPGASLSHKDGIYKVPAPALPFGNGYRFPLRLAPWRNILKDLQPDVIEVGDPYLTAWAALDARRQLDVPVIGFYHSDLPLLVSNRIGNWLGTNVETYVSKLYNNFDRVLAPSTIMADKLIRLGVENVHMQPLGVDLVTFTPTLRDPCLKAELGLNEDTRLLIFAGRGSREKNLPVLLDCMKRLGAGYHLLLVGSHMPDAVPDNVSVIGHFCPASEIARLLASADALLHAGDQETFGLVILEAMASGIPVIAVAAGAFSEIVPEACGLLCEPNNPLSMASAVRELFSHNSVQKGYQARQHVEQRYAWDTVVEGLLEHYQAVLGSRLPVLAHG
- the purU gene encoding formyltetrahydrofolate deformylase; this encodes MRTFRLVIACPDRVGIVAKVSNFLAAYNGWITEASHHSDNLSGWFFMRHEIRADTVPLELEEFRKAFTPIAEEFSMDWRVTDSAQKKRVVLMASRESHCLADLLHRWHTDELDCEIACVISNHEDLRSMVEWHNIPYYHVPVDSKDKEPAFAEVSRLVKHHEADVVVLARYMQILPPQLCREYAHRVINIHHSFLPSFVGAKPYHQASLRGVKLIGATCHYVTEELDAGPIIEQDVVRVSHRDSIENMVRFGRDVEKMVLARGLRYHLEDRVLVHHNKTVVFD